One region of Quercus lobata isolate SW786 chromosome 2, ValleyOak3.0 Primary Assembly, whole genome shotgun sequence genomic DNA includes:
- the LOC115976833 gene encoding uncharacterized protein LOC115976833 codes for MGFGSMLDLRSIQLDRDFCKWLVDHFDHNSCALDICGRRLPISTEDVEFILGIKSSGVDVSIVASVEEINHICQQHGLNVVGDIPINLLEGKLKEMKTSGKEFVGCFLLFLLGTLLCPTPKPYIKRSFISILLNIDEFKNLNWAKLVLDFLIRGVRKYKEKNRVGVNGCLLFLMLFYFEHVNVETNLEHVSKRLQPRVCYWGKKEVNQRMLQLQSIGSFDSPKLVVTQMDGGHATEIIPLEKQDINESHAMPSQHEDKQNMDSVEAICRIEQSITSLRDEMLVMQKTVTNIANNLDTFKNDILLELKKTAREHSGHSNDLNLNDIVDVKKEMKSASPYIIQDTMDQDDIVCAKNESKIESTSPVQDKMDQDDTGHIKKVSKMVSMEEDCNVHIAGLTQSNQKPGSKTPLSHNVDVDMLQLTFPHNVQLKASRVTPSSKPKVTRSQKRSPIVTSQVEVPKVKKRKEIKDSLQESRLGDDEDMNEFEPFTEMEKIICNYIFNKKFEESEVLVSMKYEYGDRAAFNTLLPKQWISSQIINLFVCKMRMEENKYRDMFMWYLPTHFAQKMLEEDGNPTLEWFKKTYRDDDKYMSNLVKCERISVWILVGNLLPIGYIHC; via the exons ATTTATTCTAGGAATAAAATCAAGTGGGGTAGATGTGTCTATTGTTGCAAGCGTTGAAGAGATAAATCATATATGCCAACAACATGGATTAAATGTGGTAGGGGATATACCAATTAACCTCTTAGAGGGTAAGCTGAAGGAGATGAAAACATCAGGAAAAGAATTTGTTGGTTGTTTTTTGCTGTTTCTATTGGGTACTTTATTATGTCCCACTCCAAAACCTTATATCAAACGGTCCTTTATCTCAATTCTCCTTAATATTGATGAGttcaaaaacttgaattggGCGAAGTTGGTGTTGGATTTTCTTATTCGAGGTGTGCgcaaatataaagaaaagaatcGTGTTGGCGTTAATGGTTGCTTGCTATTTTTAATG ttgttttattttgaacatgTCAATGTTGAAACGAATCTTGAACATGTGTCCAAACGACTTCAACCACGTGTTTGTTattgggggaaaaaagaagTTAACCAAAGGATGCTTCAATTACAGTCAATTGGAAGTTTTGACAGTCCTAAG ttGGTTGTAACACAAATGGATGGTGGACACGCGACAGAAATTATTCCACTAGAGAAACAAGATATTAATGAATCTCATGCTATGCCATCTCAACATGAAGACAAGCAAAATATG GATTCTGTTGAAGCAATTTGTAGAATTGAGCAATCAATAACAAGTCTTAGAGATGAAATGCTAGTTATGCAGAAAACCGTGACAAACATTGCAAACAATCTGGACACATTTAAGAATGACATTCTTTTAGAGTTAAAGAAAACAGCAAGGGAACATAGTGGACATTCCAATGACCTCAACTTAAATGATATTGTAGatgttaaaaaagaaatgaagtcTGCATCTCCATATATAATCCAAGACACAATGGATCAAGATGATATAGTATGTGCTAAAAATGAATCTAAGATAGAGTCTACATCTCCAGTTCAAGACAAAATGGATCAAGATGATACAGGGCACATTAAAAAAGTATCTAAGATGGTGTCAATGGAGGAAGACTGCAATGTTCACATTGCTGGGCTAACTCAATCTAATCAAAAACCTGGCAGTAAAACACCCTTATCTCATAATGTG GATGTGGATATGCTGCAATTAACTTTCCCTCATAATGTTCAACTTAAAGCATCACGTGTTACACCTTCTAGCAAGCCTAAAGTCACCAGATCACAAAAACGTAGCCCAATTGTCACATCACAAGTTGAAGTTCCAAAAGtcaaaaagaggaaagaaatcaaagattCATTGCAG GAATCTAGACTGGGTGATGACGAGGATATGAATGAGTTCGAACCATTTACTGAAATGGAGAAGATCATATGTAActacatttttaataaaaaatttgaagagag TGAAGTTCTTGTTTCCATGAAATATGAGTATGGTGATCGTGCAGCTTTCAATACCTTGCTCCCTAAGCAATGGATAAGCAGTCAG ATTATTAATTTGTTCGTTTGCAAGATGAGGATGGAAGAGAACAAATATAGAGACATGTTTATGTGGTATTTGCCAACGCATTTTGCT cAAAAAATGCTTGAAGAAGATGGCAATCCCACACTAGAATGGTTTAAAAAGACATATAGGGACGATGACAAGTATATGTCAAATTTGGTGAAGTGTGAACGG ATTAGTGTTTGGATCTTGGTGGGAAATCTATTACCTATTGGCTATATACA TTGCTAG